Proteins found in one bacterium genomic segment:
- a CDS encoding GTPase domain-containing protein: MSFINYSSREINCKIVYYGPGLCGKTTNLQFIYKRMNPEARGKMISLATESERTLFFDFLPLSLGEIRGFKTRFHLYTVPGQVFYDASRRLILRGVDGVVFCADSQLTRVDANEESMENLRVNLREQGYDPDRLPMVLQYNKRDLPNVASLAELHALLNRRNVPEFEAAATTGVGVFETLKSVIKLVLIDLKRGGRQ; the protein is encoded by the coding sequence ATGTCGTTCATCAACTACTCCTCCCGCGAGATCAACTGCAAGATTGTGTATTACGGCCCCGGCCTGTGCGGGAAAACGACCAATCTGCAATTCATCTACAAGCGGATGAACCCCGAGGCGCGCGGGAAGATGATCTCCCTCGCCACCGAGTCGGAACGGACCCTCTTTTTCGACTTCCTCCCCCTGTCGCTGGGCGAAATCCGCGGCTTCAAGACGCGCTTCCACCTGTACACGGTTCCCGGCCAGGTCTTCTACGACGCCAGCCGCCGGCTCATCCTGCGCGGCGTCGACGGCGTCGTCTTCTGCGCCGACTCGCAGCTTACCCGGGTGGACGCGAACGAGGAGTCCATGGAGAACCTCCGGGTGAACCTCCGGGAGCAGGGGTACGACCCCGACCGGCTCCCCATGGTGCTCCAGTACAACAAGCGCGATCTGCCGAACGTCGCCTCGCTCGCCGAACTCCACGCGCTCCTCAACCGGCGCAACGTCCCCGAGTTCGAGGCGGCGGCCACCACGGGGGTCGGGGTCTTCGAGACGCTGAAGTCGGTCATCAAGCTGGTCCTGATCGACCTGAAACGGGGCGGAAGGCAATAG
- a CDS encoding roadblock/LC7 domain-containing protein has protein sequence MSRGNFILREPEYEAFLSILRKLLADASAKVVFLVDKNGTLLASAGDAAGFDTTSLASLAAGNIAATGGLANLIGEKEFSILFHEGERDNMHISVVAERLILVVVFDRRSSVGLVRLRVRQASLRLAEVMAAVAAAGDAESGGIEELTEADIESLFK, from the coding sequence ATGAGCCGGGGCAATTTCATCCTGCGGGAACCGGAGTACGAGGCGTTCCTGTCGATCCTCCGAAAGCTGCTGGCGGACGCCTCCGCGAAGGTCGTCTTCCTGGTCGACAAGAACGGGACCCTCCTCGCGTCCGCGGGGGATGCCGCCGGGTTCGACACGACGTCCCTGGCCTCCCTCGCGGCGGGGAACATCGCCGCCACCGGGGGGCTCGCCAACCTCATCGGGGAGAAGGAGTTCTCCATCCTCTTCCACGAAGGGGAGCGGGACAACATGCACATCTCCGTCGTGGCGGAGCGCCTCATCCTCGTGGTCGTCTTCGACCGGCGCTCCTCGGTCGGACTGGTCCGCCTCCGCGTCCGGCAGGCCTCGCTGCGTCTCGCCGAGGTCATGGCGGCGGTGGCTGCGGCCGGCGATGCGGAGTCCGGGGGGATCGAGGAGTTGACCGAGGCCGACATCGAGAGCCTGTTCAAATAA
- a CDS encoding thiamine pyrophosphate-dependent enzyme: MAQTAKKTSGRPAQTMVVQSGNEIAATAAKQINYHIMGYYPITPSTEIAESLDSMKAEGEHTIRMVPGDGEHGAAGICFGASTGGGRVFNATSANGLLFGFEELPVQSGTRLPMVFNIVTRCVSGPLNIRGDHSDIMLAMNTGWVILMATDAQAVYDMNVMAPKIGEDMSVRLPVMVAFDGFFTSHQKRRVEIFADDATVRDFLGPFVATVTSLDPSRPVTIGPYMNDPDQINNKKQQADAILRAEGVIGKVFAEFEALSGRHYDLIESYRMEDAEAALFILNSAAETAKEAVDALRKKGLKVGLVRPNVIRPFPIEAVRATLKNVKGLVVADRQDNYGAYGGAMAIEVKAALQGIKGNATQVAARVYGTGGKEFFVEDAEAMLHEALEIAKTGTVKVPYAYFGVNPGDPSYTPPMAYAPITEAEASGLIRVETTPEGKMEVKGNILRNLTERPKRIGPGHGACPGCGIFVNMDTFLKGIEGHVVILFHTGCGMVVTTGYPYTSHKITYIHNLFQNGAATLSGVVEMFEERKKRGELPKDEQLTFIMVTGDGGHDIGMGPSIGAAMRGHGMIICEYDNQGYQNTGSQLSFTVPLGQSTSTSNYGPHQHGKTTHHKDTAQIFAACHIPYVCTVAESNPRDMIRKAAKAQRYAKEGLAFVKMISICPLAWKTEERISSEIVQATVDCCFFPLYEVEHGVTTINYDPEEKGKKVPVTEWLKHMGKTKHMLKPDCKPELDRFQAEVDRRWVRLKEMHKNPLL; this comes from the coding sequence ATGGCGCAGACGGCAAAAAAGACGAGCGGACGCCCCGCCCAGACGATGGTGGTCCAGAGCGGCAACGAGATCGCGGCGACGGCGGCCAAGCAGATCAATTATCACATCATGGGGTACTACCCCATCACCCCCTCCACGGAGATCGCGGAGAGCCTCGACTCGATGAAGGCGGAAGGGGAGCACACGATCCGGATGGTCCCCGGGGACGGCGAGCACGGCGCCGCGGGAATCTGCTTCGGAGCGAGCACGGGCGGCGGGCGGGTCTTCAACGCCACGTCGGCGAACGGCCTCCTCTTCGGCTTCGAGGAGCTGCCGGTCCAGTCGGGGACGCGCCTCCCGATGGTGTTCAACATCGTCACCCGCTGCGTGTCCGGCCCCCTGAACATCCGCGGGGACCACAGCGACATCATGCTGGCGATGAACACCGGGTGGGTCATCCTGATGGCGACCGACGCCCAGGCGGTCTACGACATGAACGTGATGGCCCCCAAGATCGGCGAGGACATGTCCGTCCGGCTCCCGGTCATGGTGGCCTTCGACGGCTTCTTCACCTCCCACCAGAAGCGCCGGGTGGAGATCTTCGCGGACGACGCGACGGTGCGGGATTTCCTCGGGCCGTTCGTCGCCACGGTCACGTCGCTCGACCCGTCCAGGCCGGTGACGATCGGGCCGTACATGAACGACCCCGACCAGATCAACAACAAGAAGCAGCAGGCCGACGCCATCCTGCGGGCCGAGGGGGTGATCGGGAAGGTCTTCGCCGAATTCGAGGCGCTCTCCGGGCGGCATTACGACCTGATCGAATCGTACCGGATGGAGGACGCCGAGGCGGCGCTCTTCATCCTGAACTCCGCGGCCGAGACGGCCAAGGAGGCGGTCGACGCGCTGCGGAAGAAGGGGTTGAAGGTCGGCCTCGTCCGCCCCAACGTGATCCGCCCGTTCCCGATCGAGGCGGTCCGCGCCACCCTGAAAAACGTGAAGGGGCTCGTGGTCGCCGACCGGCAGGACAACTACGGCGCCTACGGCGGGGCGATGGCGATCGAGGTGAAGGCCGCGCTGCAGGGGATAAAGGGGAACGCCACCCAGGTGGCCGCGCGGGTGTACGGCACCGGCGGGAAGGAATTCTTCGTCGAGGACGCCGAGGCGATGCTGCACGAGGCGCTCGAGATCGCGAAGACCGGGACGGTGAAGGTCCCCTACGCCTATTTCGGGGTCAACCCGGGCGACCCGTCGTACACGCCGCCGATGGCGTACGCGCCGATCACCGAGGCGGAGGCTTCGGGCCTGATCCGCGTGGAGACGACGCCGGAAGGGAAGATGGAGGTCAAGGGGAACATCCTGCGCAACCTGACGGAGCGGCCCAAGCGGATCGGACCGGGCCACGGCGCCTGTCCCGGCTGCGGCATCTTCGTCAACATGGACACGTTCCTCAAGGGGATCGAGGGCCACGTCGTGATCCTCTTCCACACGGGCTGCGGGATGGTGGTCACCACGGGCTATCCGTACACGTCGCACAAGATCACCTACATCCACAACCTCTTCCAGAACGGCGCGGCGACCCTGTCCGGCGTCGTCGAGATGTTCGAGGAGCGGAAGAAGCGGGGCGAGCTCCCGAAGGACGAGCAGCTCACCTTCATCATGGTGACCGGGGACGGCGGGCACGACATCGGCATGGGCCCCTCGATCGGCGCCGCGATGCGGGGGCACGGGATGATCATCTGCGAGTACGACAACCAGGGATACCAGAACACCGGATCCCAGCTCTCGTTCACCGTCCCGCTGGGGCAGTCCACCTCCACCTCGAACTACGGCCCGCACCAGCACGGCAAGACGACGCACCACAAGGACACGGCGCAGATCTTCGCCGCGTGCCACATCCCGTACGTCTGCACGGTGGCCGAGAGCAACCCGCGCGACATGATCCGCAAGGCGGCCAAGGCCCAGCGGTACGCGAAGGAAGGGCTCGCCTTCGTGAAGATGATCTCCATCTGCCCGCTGGCGTGGAAGACCGAGGAGCGGATCTCCTCCGAGATCGTGCAGGCCACGGTGGATTGCTGCTTCTTCCCGCTCTACGAGGTCGAGCACGGCGTCACGACGATCAATTACGACCCGGAGGAGAAGGGGAAGAAGGTCCCCGTCACCGAGTGGCTGAAGCACATGGGGAAGACGAAGCACATGCTGAAGCCCGACTGCAAGCCCGAGCTCGACCGGTTCCAGGCCGAGGTCGACCGCCGCTGGGTCCGCCTGAAGGAGATGCACAAGAACCCGCTCCTGTAA
- a CDS encoding 2-oxoacid:acceptor oxidoreductase family protein gives MTQSGKAVKLPVKNDLGFFEIRMESIGGLGANVAGKILTEAAIIGMGMNGAGFASYGSEKKGTPVKSFVRICEGDQQVRINSPVEEPHVLAIFHEAMVKSVAVTAGAVPGKTAVILNTRKTPSEARDFLKLEGGKVGVVDAMEIAMATGSRVNMVMMGAIMKAAGFFEWKAVEDTVQAQFGKKYANLMKANMNALKRGFDEVKFEEFPKDGKYPAQPFQRQEPKLGYENAPIGGAIYSVGNNRFKDLSACRTGVIPLFIKEKCTRCGECDVSCPDYCFVWEKGKDPRTGKDGMLLLGIDYQYCKGCMRCTFICKFGALVAAKESEHDIEKITVRHKAMK, from the coding sequence ATGACCCAGAGCGGCAAGGCGGTGAAACTGCCGGTGAAGAACGATCTCGGGTTCTTCGAGATCCGGATGGAGAGCATCGGCGGGTTGGGCGCGAACGTGGCCGGGAAGATCCTGACCGAGGCGGCGATCATCGGGATGGGGATGAACGGCGCCGGGTTCGCATCGTACGGCTCGGAGAAGAAGGGAACGCCGGTCAAGTCGTTCGTGCGGATCTGCGAGGGCGACCAGCAGGTACGGATCAACAGCCCGGTTGAGGAGCCGCACGTCCTGGCGATCTTCCACGAGGCGATGGTGAAGTCGGTCGCCGTGACCGCGGGCGCGGTCCCGGGCAAGACGGCCGTGATCCTCAACACGCGCAAGACGCCGTCGGAGGCGCGGGACTTCCTGAAGCTCGAGGGCGGGAAGGTCGGCGTGGTCGACGCGATGGAGATCGCAATGGCGACCGGTTCCCGGGTCAACATGGTGATGATGGGCGCCATCATGAAGGCGGCGGGATTCTTCGAATGGAAAGCGGTCGAGGACACGGTCCAGGCGCAGTTCGGGAAGAAGTACGCCAACCTGATGAAGGCGAACATGAACGCCCTGAAGCGCGGGTTCGACGAGGTGAAGTTCGAGGAGTTCCCCAAGGACGGGAAGTATCCGGCGCAGCCGTTCCAGCGCCAGGAGCCGAAGCTGGGGTACGAGAACGCCCCGATCGGCGGCGCGATCTACTCGGTGGGGAACAACCGGTTCAAGGACCTGTCCGCCTGCCGTACCGGGGTCATCCCTCTCTTCATCAAGGAAAAATGCACGCGGTGCGGCGAATGCGACGTCTCCTGCCCCGACTACTGCTTCGTGTGGGAAAAGGGGAAGGACCCCAGGACGGGGAAGGACGGGATGCTCCTGCTGGGGATCGACTACCAGTATTGCAAGGGGTGCATGCGGTGCACCTTCATCTGCAAGTTCGGCGCGCTGGTCGCGGCCAAGGAGTCCGAGCACGACATCGAGAAGATCACCGTTCGCCACAAGGCGATGAAATAA
- the recR gene encoding recombination mediator RecR: MTSVYPKPLRRLVVLLSRLPGIGEKTATRLSMFLLKMPPEFVRELGAAIAGIPESVTKCSKCFNIADEDPCAFCADPARRDDLICVVEGPTDIVPIEKSGEFKGRYHVLGGAISPIDGVMPEDLRVRELLERTARGVSEVVLATNLTAEGEATASYLAEVLKARNIRVSRIAYGLPMGADLEYADEITVGRAIKGRREL; this comes from the coding sequence GTGACCTCCGTCTACCCGAAGCCGCTGCGCCGCCTCGTCGTGCTCCTCTCCCGCCTCCCCGGGATCGGGGAGAAGACGGCCACGCGCCTGTCCATGTTCCTCCTGAAGATGCCGCCCGAGTTCGTCCGCGAGTTGGGGGCAGCCATCGCCGGGATCCCGGAATCCGTGACAAAATGTTCGAAATGCTTTAATATTGCCGATGAGGACCCGTGTGCTTTCTGCGCGGACCCCGCACGCCGGGATGACCTGATCTGCGTCGTGGAAGGTCCCACCGATATAGTCCCGATCGAAAAAAGCGGGGAATTCAAGGGGAGATACCATGTCCTCGGCGGAGCGATCTCGCCGATAGACGGTGTCATGCCTGAAGATCTCCGGGTGCGGGAGCTCCTGGAGCGGACGGCCCGCGGCGTTTCCGAGGTGGTCCTGGCGACGAACCTCACGGCGGAAGGGGAGGCCACGGCATCCTACCTCGCCGAGGTCCTCAAGGCCCGGAACATCCGCGTGAGCCGGATCGCCTACGGGCTCCCGATGGGAGCGGACCTGGAGTATGCCGACGAGATCACCGTCGGCCGGGCGATCAAGGGGCGAAGGGAATTGTGA
- a CDS encoding YbaB/EbfC family nucleoid-associated protein has product MTDFKDLMRQAQEVRDRFQRLQEELGGRTVEGSAGGGMVVALMNGRQELLSVRIEKEVVSPDDVGMLQDLVRAAVNDALARSRELAAAEMQKVTGGMLPPGLL; this is encoded by the coding sequence ATGACGGACTTCAAGGACCTGATGCGGCAGGCCCAGGAGGTGCGCGACCGGTTCCAGCGCCTCCAGGAAGAACTGGGGGGGCGCACCGTCGAGGGGTCGGCGGGCGGCGGGATGGTGGTCGCACTCATGAACGGCCGCCAGGAACTCCTCTCCGTGCGCATCGAGAAGGAAGTGGTCTCCCCCGACGACGTGGGGATGCTGCAGGACCTGGTCCGGGCGGCGGTGAACGACGCCCTTGCCCGCTCCCGGGAGTTGGCGGCCGCCGAGATGCAGAAGGTGACCGGCGGGATGCTGCCGCCGGGGCTCCTGTGA